The following are from one region of the Variovorax sp. V213 genome:
- a CDS encoding Hpt domain-containing protein yields MSIQTPATAPIAGNVPATEDLGPLAWVLGEIQKSLDGVGKSLRRFVRDVGTASDLESGPLQMARQQLHQSVGALQMVGNTAPALVLGSIEFAVQGFIAEPQRCTDSAVLKIERAGFAVVDFLHALLAGKSVSSVALFPQYRDVLELVGNERVHPADLWSVAWRWVEVRPALTQAALAYDPAVRSRLDREVLQLVKTGDPQAARRLQALCLGLGRGALLPRVASFWTLAAGFFEALALELIPADSYVKRAASRVLLQYATLARGDSAVSDRLGQDLLFFCAQAVPATASDEAATLRTVRAAWGVAGEPHVDYSVEQFGRFDPLVLAQARKRIETAKEMWSALSGGDITRTRQVADTFAQLGESLQRLHPPILPMVDALTHAVEASVRSGQPPDTELAMEVATSVLYLEAALGDLDPSDPQLTSRTLQLAGRIERVREGGHSEPLEPWMEDLYRRVSDRQTMGTVVDELRSHLSELEKSLDQYFRRPAEKGLLRTVPTQLLQMRGVFSVLGLDQAAHTVQRMRDDVEQMLVGNASPVEEMQSFDALGNNLGALGFLIDMLGYQPTLAKRLFVFDEQAGELKPLMGRQATDSAAADAAAPGATTGGDAVLSIEEVDAQIASKLAALATPNRKAKVSPIEEFSRKADSWTHKIAGPAALPDTEVTELEEDDLQNIFLDEAREVVQNGLAAIDELGSHPDDTEELTILRRAFHTLKGSSRMVGLTDFGDAAWSFEQVLNTWLADQRDATPDLLVGTRKALEEFSQWVEAIASGSQHGWQSSQFSRVADALLAGEPVPTMPARVADAEALAVAARHIAAEPAAVAPLPMPELPELPDLSFPAAAPLEPAPAAAFELTAEAPQEAAKPEAEDDFTSTDFLDFESKPAPADEPVWADGEKFDFLEPAKAEPEPTASFLTEAADAPSPEPVPELPALDGLPDLDWAPEPAPVIAHEPEPLVAEVPPAEEPVEAPALQLEPEEPAVVAVDEAPALAEEPAVAAAEAAPQPEVRETAEATEVAAAVSGAEDQVKVIGPLRIGIALYNVYLNEADEWSRQLATEIGEWALESHERLSDSTIALAHSLAGSSATVGFHSLSGMARLLEAALQHLQMQGSGSREQGVVLVAAAEELRRLLHQFAVGFLREPSEGTLQALRDIAAAPMPAEASARIETRPHQHMAASDGMADVALDDSEDAIDMADAVDVDLFPIFEEEAQELLPQLGQALRQWAHHPDDNAPRASVLRTLHTLKGSARLAGAMRLGERAHRMESEIEALGTQGGADRVEIEKLLTRLDALQATFDALRAADDATQAEVAQLVATASATSPGVQLVQVPAESGVSANDEEAASADDGEGSVSAAGTTALPSLLPRPAPALLAPLRAVSSQAVRIRTQLLDRLVAQTGEVIITRSRLEAELGQLRGSLSDLTGNLDRLRQQLRDIEVQAESQMQSRLAQAKDSQQSFDPLEFDRFTRVQELTRMMAESVNDVATVQRTLQKTVQATEDDLSVQARQTRELQRGLLRTRMVEFEGISDRLYRVVRQASKDTGKQVRLDIVGGSIEMDRGVLDRMTPAFEHLLRNCVAHGIEDPAAREKAGKDANGLIVIDLHHEGNDVSVSFRDDGAGLDHKRIAERARTLGLLAADRELSAEEATELIFKPGFSTAGQVSELAGRGIGMDVVRAQIAALGGRIETHSTAGQGTTFKLVLPLTTAVTHVVMLRAGEVSIGVPSNLVELVQRVSSTELEAAYLHNSHPFGSEQVPFYWAGALLQASARSEHPTSKNNTVVIVRSAAQRVGLHVDEVLGNQEVVVKNLGPQLARLPGLAGISVLASGAVALIYNPVALAAVHGEQARLRQAAALAAPAHGAPTAAEQGAPHEPLPVLAPPVPQVPLVLVVDDSITVRRVTQRLLQREGYRVSLAADGLQALERLQQERPAVVLSDIEMPRMDGFDLARNIRADDSMAGLPIIMITSRIAEKHRDYARTLGVNHYLGKPYSEEELLRLVRAYTSEPALAAAA; encoded by the coding sequence GTGTCGATTCAAACCCCTGCCACGGCCCCCATTGCCGGCAACGTGCCGGCCACCGAAGACCTCGGGCCGCTGGCCTGGGTGCTGGGAGAAATCCAGAAATCCCTCGATGGTGTGGGCAAGTCGTTGCGGCGCTTCGTGCGCGACGTGGGCACTGCCTCGGATCTCGAGAGCGGCCCGCTGCAAATGGCTCGCCAGCAACTGCACCAGTCCGTCGGTGCCCTGCAGATGGTGGGCAACACCGCCCCTGCGCTGGTGCTCGGCTCCATCGAGTTCGCGGTGCAGGGCTTCATTGCCGAGCCGCAGCGCTGCACTGACAGCGCGGTCCTGAAGATCGAGCGCGCCGGCTTTGCCGTCGTCGATTTTCTCCACGCACTGCTGGCCGGCAAGTCCGTATCGTCGGTCGCGCTGTTTCCGCAGTACCGCGACGTGCTCGAACTGGTTGGCAACGAGCGCGTGCATCCGGCCGATCTCTGGAGCGTTGCGTGGCGCTGGGTCGAAGTGCGACCCGCGCTGACCCAGGCCGCGCTGGCCTATGACCCGGCCGTGCGTTCGCGGCTCGACCGCGAAGTGCTGCAGCTGGTCAAGACCGGCGACCCGCAGGCCGCGCGCCGGCTGCAGGCGCTGTGCCTGGGGCTCGGGCGCGGTGCGCTGCTGCCCCGCGTCGCAAGTTTCTGGACCCTCGCCGCGGGCTTTTTCGAAGCCTTGGCGCTGGAGCTGATCCCCGCCGATTCCTACGTCAAGCGCGCCGCCTCGCGCGTGCTGCTGCAATACGCCACGCTGGCGCGCGGCGACAGCGCGGTTTCCGACCGCCTCGGCCAGGACCTGTTGTTCTTCTGCGCGCAGGCCGTACCCGCCACGGCCTCCGACGAAGCCGCCACGCTGCGCACCGTGCGCGCCGCATGGGGCGTCGCGGGCGAGCCGCATGTCGACTACAGCGTCGAGCAGTTCGGCCGCTTCGATCCGCTGGTGCTCGCGCAGGCGCGCAAGCGCATCGAAACCGCCAAGGAAATGTGGTCGGCGCTTTCAGGCGGCGACATCACCCGCACGCGCCAGGTGGCCGACACCTTCGCGCAGCTCGGCGAGTCGCTGCAGAGGCTGCATCCGCCGATCCTGCCGATGGTGGACGCACTCACGCATGCGGTCGAAGCCTCCGTGCGCTCCGGCCAGCCGCCGGATACCGAGCTTGCGATGGAAGTCGCCACCTCGGTGCTCTACCTGGAAGCCGCGCTCGGAGACCTCGACCCGAGCGATCCGCAACTCACCTCCCGCACCCTTCAGCTGGCGGGCCGCATCGAGCGCGTTCGCGAAGGCGGGCATTCGGAGCCGCTGGAGCCCTGGATGGAGGATTTGTATCGCCGCGTGAGCGATCGCCAGACCATGGGGACCGTGGTCGACGAATTGCGCAGCCACCTGAGCGAGCTCGAAAAGTCGCTCGACCAGTACTTCCGCCGCCCGGCCGAGAAGGGCCTGCTGCGCACTGTTCCGACCCAGCTGCTGCAGATGCGCGGTGTGTTCTCGGTGCTGGGGCTCGACCAGGCCGCCCATACCGTCCAGCGCATGCGCGACGATGTCGAGCAGATGCTGGTGGGCAATGCGTCGCCGGTCGAGGAGATGCAGAGCTTCGACGCGCTCGGCAACAACCTGGGCGCCCTGGGGTTCCTGATCGACATGCTGGGCTACCAGCCGACGCTCGCCAAGCGCCTGTTCGTGTTCGACGAGCAAGCCGGTGAACTCAAGCCGCTGATGGGCCGCCAGGCCACCGACAGCGCCGCCGCGGATGCCGCGGCACCGGGTGCCACTACCGGCGGCGATGCCGTGCTCAGCATCGAGGAAGTCGACGCCCAGATTGCGTCGAAGCTCGCCGCGCTCGCCACGCCCAACCGCAAGGCGAAGGTGTCGCCCATCGAGGAATTCAGCCGCAAGGCCGACAGCTGGACCCACAAGATCGCCGGTCCCGCAGCACTGCCCGACACCGAAGTCACCGAACTCGAAGAAGACGACCTGCAGAACATCTTCCTCGACGAGGCCCGCGAGGTGGTGCAAAACGGCCTGGCCGCGATCGACGAGCTCGGCAGCCATCCCGACGACACCGAGGAACTCACCATCCTGCGGCGTGCGTTCCACACGCTGAAGGGCAGTTCGCGCATGGTCGGCCTGACCGACTTCGGCGACGCCGCCTGGTCCTTCGAGCAGGTGCTCAACACCTGGCTGGCCGACCAGCGCGACGCCACGCCCGATCTGCTCGTCGGCACCCGCAAGGCGCTCGAGGAATTCAGCCAATGGGTCGAAGCCATCGCTTCGGGCTCGCAGCATGGCTGGCAGTCGTCGCAATTCAGCCGCGTGGCGGATGCGCTGCTGGCGGGCGAGCCCGTGCCCACCATGCCGGCGCGTGTCGCCGATGCGGAGGCCCTGGCCGTGGCCGCGCGCCACATTGCCGCCGAGCCGGCGGCGGTTGCCCCGCTTCCGATGCCGGAACTCCCGGAACTGCCCGACCTGTCGTTCCCCGCGGCGGCACCGCTCGAGCCTGCACCCGCTGCCGCGTTCGAACTGACCGCAGAGGCGCCCCAGGAGGCCGCAAAGCCCGAAGCCGAAGACGACTTCACGTCGACCGACTTCCTCGACTTCGAATCCAAGCCGGCCCCGGCCGACGAGCCTGTCTGGGCCGACGGCGAGAAGTTCGACTTCCTGGAGCCGGCCAAGGCGGAGCCGGAACCCACCGCTTCGTTCCTGACCGAAGCCGCTGACGCACCGTCGCCCGAGCCCGTACCCGAACTGCCCGCGCTGGACGGCTTGCCGGACCTTGATTGGGCGCCCGAGCCGGCACCGGTCATTGCCCACGAGCCCGAGCCGCTTGTCGCCGAAGTGCCGCCGGCCGAAGAGCCCGTGGAAGCGCCCGCTTTGCAACTGGAGCCCGAGGAGCCTGCCGTGGTTGCGGTGGACGAAGCGCCGGCCTTGGCCGAGGAGCCGGCTGTTGCCGCGGCCGAAGCAGCCCCGCAGCCCGAGGTCCGGGAAACCGCCGAAGCCACCGAAGTGGCCGCTGCCGTGTCGGGCGCCGAAGACCAGGTCAAGGTCATCGGGCCGCTGCGCATCGGCATCGCGCTCTACAACGTCTACCTCAACGAGGCCGATGAATGGTCCAGGCAACTGGCCACCGAAATCGGCGAGTGGGCGCTCGAATCCCACGAGCGGCTGTCCGATTCGACCATCGCGCTGGCCCATTCGCTGGCCGGCAGCTCGGCCACGGTCGGGTTCCACAGCCTCTCGGGCATGGCCCGCCTGCTCGAAGCCGCGCTGCAGCATCTGCAAATGCAAGGCAGCGGCTCGCGCGAACAGGGCGTGGTGCTGGTTGCCGCGGCCGAAGAGCTGCGCCGCCTGCTGCACCAGTTTGCCGTGGGCTTCCTGCGCGAACCCTCCGAAGGCACGCTCCAGGCGCTGCGCGACATCGCCGCCGCGCCCATGCCGGCCGAGGCGTCCGCGCGCATCGAAACCCGGCCGCACCAGCACATGGCGGCTTCCGACGGCATGGCCGACGTGGCGCTGGACGACTCCGAAGACGCCATCGACATGGCCGATGCGGTCGACGTCGACCTGTTCCCGATTTTCGAGGAAGAAGCGCAGGAACTGCTGCCCCAGCTGGGCCAAGCGCTGCGCCAGTGGGCACACCACCCCGACGACAACGCGCCGCGCGCCTCCGTGCTGCGCACGCTGCACACGCTCAAGGGCAGCGCCCGGTTGGCCGGCGCCATGCGCCTTGGCGAGCGCGCGCACCGCATGGAATCCGAGATCGAGGCCCTGGGCACCCAGGGCGGTGCCGACCGGGTCGAAATCGAAAAGCTGCTTACGCGCCTCGATGCGCTGCAGGCCACCTTCGACGCGCTGCGTGCCGCGGACGATGCCACCCAGGCCGAAGTGGCTCAGCTGGTGGCAACGGCATCCGCCACCTCGCCCGGTGTCCAGCTGGTACAGGTTCCCGCCGAATCCGGCGTCTCCGCCAACGACGAAGAAGCGGCCTCTGCCGACGATGGCGAAGGTTCCGTCTCCGCAGCGGGGACGACCGCCCTGCCATCGCTCCTGCCGCGCCCCGCGCCTGCGCTGCTTGCGCCCCTGCGCGCGGTGTCGAGCCAGGCCGTGCGCATCCGCACCCAGCTGCTCGACCGCCTGGTGGCGCAGACCGGCGAGGTCATCATCACCCGCTCGCGCCTGGAAGCCGAGCTGGGCCAGCTGCGCGGTTCGCTCTCCGACCTGACCGGCAACCTCGACCGCCTGCGCCAGCAGCTGCGCGACATCGAAGTGCAAGCCGAAAGCCAGATGCAGTCCCGCCTCGCGCAGGCCAAGGATTCGCAGCAGAGCTTCGACCCGCTCGAGTTCGACCGCTTCACCCGCGTGCAGGAACTCACGCGCATGATGGCCGAGTCGGTGAACGACGTGGCCACCGTGCAGCGCACGCTGCAAAAGACGGTGCAGGCAACGGAAGACGACCTCAGCGTCCAGGCGCGCCAGACGCGCGAACTGCAGCGCGGCCTGCTGCGCACGCGCATGGTGGAGTTCGAAGGCATTTCCGACCGCCTTTACCGCGTGGTGCGCCAGGCATCCAAGGACACCGGCAAGCAGGTGCGCCTGGACATCGTCGGCGGCTCCATTGAAATGGACCGCGGCGTGCTCGACCGGATGACGCCCGCCTTCGAGCACCTGCTGCGCAATTGCGTGGCGCACGGCATCGAGGACCCGGCCGCACGCGAAAAGGCCGGCAAGGACGCCAACGGCCTGATCGTGATCGACCTGCACCACGAAGGCAACGACGTCTCGGTGAGCTTCCGCGACGACGGTGCCGGCCTGGACCACAAGCGCATTGCCGAGCGTGCCCGCACGCTTGGCCTGCTGGCTGCCGACCGGGAACTGTCGGCCGAAGAAGCCACCGAGCTGATCTTCAAGCCCGGCTTCTCCACCGCCGGACAGGTGTCCGAGCTGGCGGGCCGCGGCATCGGCATGGACGTGGTGCGCGCGCAGATCGCGGCGCTCGGCGGCCGCATCGAAACGCACAGCACGGCCGGGCAGGGCACCACCTTCAAGCTGGTGCTGCCGCTCACCACTGCGGTGACGCACGTGGTGATGCTGCGCGCCGGCGAAGTGTCGATCGGCGTGCCGTCCAACCTGGTCGAGCTGGTGCAGCGCGTGAGCAGCACCGAGCTCGAAGCCGCCTACCTGCACAACAGCCATCCGTTCGGCAGCGAACAGGTGCCGTTCTACTGGGCCGGCGCACTGCTGCAGGCCTCTGCCCGCAGCGAGCATCCCACCAGCAAGAACAACACCGTCGTGATCGTGCGAAGCGCGGCGCAGCGTGTGGGCCTGCACGTGGACGAAGTGCTGGGCAACCAGGAAGTCGTGGTCAAGAACCTCGGGCCGCAGCTTGCGCGCCTGCCGGGTCTGGCTGGCATCTCTGTGCTCGCTTCGGGCGCGGTGGCCCTCATCTACAACCCGGTGGCGCTGGCCGCGGTGCATGGCGAACAGGCGCGCCTGCGCCAGGCCGCCGCACTGGCAGCGCCCGCGCACGGCGCCCCGACCGCTGCCGAGCAGGGTGCGCCGCACGAACCCTTGCCGGTGCTGGCTCCGCCGGTGCCACAGGTTCCGCTGGTGCTGGTGGTCGACGACTCCATCACGGTGCGCCGCGTGACGCAGCGCCTGCTGCAGCGCGAAGGCTATCGCGTGTCGCTCGCGGCCGACGGCCTGCAGGCGCTCGAGCGGCTCCAGCAGGAGCGCCCGGCCGTGGTGCTGTCCGACATCGAAATGCCGCGCATGGACGGCTTCGACCTGGCACGCAACATCCGCGCGGACGACTCCATGGCGGGCCTGCCGATCATCATGATCACCTCGCGCATCGCCGAGAAGCACCGCGACTACGCCCGCACGCTGGGTGTGAACCACTACCTCGGCAAGCCCTACTCGGAAGAGGAACTGCTGCGCCTGGTACGTGCGTACACGAGCGAACCGGCGCTGGCCGCGGCCGCCTGA
- a CDS encoding deoxyribodipyrimidine photo-lyase encodes MPPILLAVDKTYPKGLMWFRRDLRVDDNAALYHALRACRQVVCVFVFDRAILDPLPRVDRRVEFIRESLVELDDELQALSGGLIVRHAAAAEEIPALARELDAQAVFANRDDEPDALARDAQVLGALANAGVAFHTYKDSTVFDRDELLTKTGQPYTVFTPYKRAWLAKVDSFFLKSYPVRTHAEALAPPPEACRAPVPSLEEIGFQKSNLSELEIPTGTSGAAALFEDFFQRIDRYDAARNFPAVRGPSYLGVHLRFGTVSIRQVAGVAHQIALQGDSGAATWLSELVWREFYFQILAHFPHVHSGGESKSFRPEYDKIQWHHGKHADQLFEAWCQGRTGYPLVDAAMLQINQSGYMHNRLRMVVASFLCKDLGLDWRRGERYFALHLNDFELASNNGGWQWASSSGCDAQPYFRIFNPVTQSERFDPEGKFIRRYLPQLAGLSNAAIHAPWAASPVELEAAGIKLGETYPHPVVDHAEAREKTLQRYGVARAKALQKQ; translated from the coding sequence ATGCCGCCGATTTTACTGGCCGTCGACAAGACCTATCCCAAAGGGCTCATGTGGTTTCGCCGCGACCTTCGCGTGGACGACAACGCGGCGCTCTACCACGCCCTGCGGGCCTGCCGGCAGGTGGTGTGCGTTTTCGTGTTCGACCGGGCGATTCTGGACCCCCTTCCCCGCGTCGACCGGCGGGTGGAATTCATCCGGGAATCGCTGGTGGAGCTCGACGACGAGCTGCAGGCGCTCAGCGGCGGGCTGATCGTGCGCCACGCGGCCGCGGCCGAGGAAATTCCGGCGCTGGCGCGCGAACTGGACGCGCAGGCCGTTTTTGCCAACCGCGACGACGAGCCCGACGCGCTGGCGCGCGATGCCCAGGTGCTCGGCGCCCTGGCCAATGCAGGGGTGGCCTTTCACACCTACAAGGATTCCACCGTTTTCGACCGCGACGAGCTGCTGACCAAGACGGGCCAGCCCTACACGGTGTTCACGCCCTACAAGCGGGCCTGGCTGGCCAAGGTGGATTCCTTCTTCCTGAAATCCTACCCGGTTCGCACCCACGCCGAGGCGCTGGCGCCACCGCCCGAAGCCTGTCGCGCGCCGGTGCCGTCGCTGGAGGAGATCGGTTTCCAGAAGAGCAATCTTTCCGAACTCGAGATTCCGACCGGCACCAGCGGCGCGGCGGCGCTGTTCGAAGACTTCTTCCAGCGCATCGACCGCTACGACGCGGCGCGCAACTTTCCGGCGGTGCGGGGGCCGAGCTACCTGGGCGTGCACCTGCGCTTCGGCACGGTGTCGATCCGGCAGGTGGCCGGGGTGGCGCACCAGATCGCGCTGCAGGGCGACTCGGGCGCGGCGACCTGGCTCAGCGAGCTGGTCTGGCGGGAGTTCTACTTCCAGATCCTTGCGCACTTTCCGCACGTGCATTCGGGCGGCGAATCGAAGAGCTTCCGGCCCGAGTACGACAAGATCCAGTGGCACCACGGCAAGCATGCCGACCAGCTGTTCGAGGCCTGGTGCCAGGGTCGCACCGGCTACCCGCTGGTGGACGCGGCCATGCTACAGATCAACCAGAGCGGCTACATGCACAACCGCCTGCGCATGGTGGTGGCGAGCTTTCTCTGCAAGGACCTGGGGCTGGACTGGCGGCGCGGCGAGCGCTACTTTGCGCTGCACCTGAACGACTTTGAACTGGCGTCGAACAACGGCGGCTGGCAGTGGGCCAGCTCCAGCGGCTGCGACGCGCAGCCCTACTTCCGCATCTTCAACCCGGTGACGCAAAGCGAGCGCTTCGACCCCGAAGGCAAGTTCATCCGGCGCTACCTGCCGCAGCTTGCGGGGCTGTCGAATGCGGCCATCCACGCGCCCTGGGCGGCCTCGCCGGTGGAACTGGAAGCAGCGGGCATCAAGCTCGGCGAGACCTACCCCCACCCGGTGGTGGACCATGCCGAGGCGCGCGAGAAGACGCTGCAGCGCTACGGCGTGGCGCGGGCCAAGGCGCTGCAAAAACAATAA
- a CDS encoding YqgE/AlgH family protein has translation MAADSAPMNLTHHFLIAMPGMEDKTFNRSVVYLCEHSERGALGLVINKPSDINLKELFEKIELRLARPELGDSPVFQGGPVQTERGFVLHEPVFSHAEKPEESVYASTMTIPGGLEMTTSKDVLEALATGAGPRKVLVSLGYSAWGEGQLESELAENSWLTVGADPAVIFDTPVEQRYDRALLLLGLEAWTLSPEAGHA, from the coding sequence ATGGCTGCCGATTCTGCCCCGATGAACCTCACGCATCACTTTCTGATCGCGATGCCGGGGATGGAAGACAAAACTTTCAACCGCAGCGTCGTCTACCTCTGCGAGCACAGCGAGCGCGGCGCGCTGGGCCTGGTCATCAACAAGCCCAGCGACATCAATCTCAAGGAGCTGTTCGAGAAGATCGAGCTGCGCCTGGCGCGGCCCGAACTCGGCGACTCGCCCGTCTTCCAGGGCGGCCCGGTGCAGACCGAACGCGGCTTCGTTCTGCACGAGCCAGTGTTCTCCCATGCCGAAAAGCCCGAGGAATCGGTCTATGCCTCGACCATGACCATTCCCGGCGGGCTCGAAATGACCACCTCCAAGGACGTGCTGGAGGCGCTGGCCACCGGCGCCGGGCCGCGCAAAGTGCTGGTTTCGCTGGGCTATTCGGCCTGGGGCGAGGGCCAGCTCGAGTCCGAACTGGCCGAAAACAGCTGGCTCACCGTCGGCGCCGACCCGGCCGTGATCTTCGACACCCCGGTCGAGCAGCGCTACGACAGGGCGCTGCTGCTGCTGGGCCTGGAAGCATGGACACTGTCGCCGGAAGCGGGACACGCGTGA
- the ruvX gene encoding Holliday junction resolvase RuvX, with protein MPDTPEPSASSSVPVPVAVPSHFQSFLAFDFGLKRTGVASGNRLLGTATPQATIKAEGDARFAQVEARIKEWQPDALVIGVPYHPDGAPHENTRRAQKFARQLRGRFNLQVFEVDERYSTTEALASGARDADAASACIILEQFLRSLP; from the coding sequence ATGCCTGACACGCCCGAACCCTCCGCTTCTTCTTCCGTTCCCGTTCCTGTTGCCGTTCCCTCGCATTTCCAGAGCTTCCTGGCCTTCGACTTCGGCCTGAAGCGCACCGGCGTCGCGAGCGGCAACCGCCTGCTGGGCACCGCCACCCCCCAGGCCACCATCAAGGCCGAGGGCGATGCCCGCTTCGCGCAGGTCGAGGCCCGCATCAAGGAATGGCAGCCCGACGCGCTGGTCATAGGCGTGCCCTATCACCCCGACGGGGCTCCGCACGAGAACACCCGCCGCGCGCAGAAGTTCGCGCGCCAGCTGCGCGGGCGGTTCAATCTGCAGGTGTTCGAGGTCGACGAGCGCTACAGCACCACCGAGGCGCTGGCCTCGGGTGCCCGAGATGCCGATGCCGCCTCGGCCTGCATCATCCTGGAACAATTTTTGAGGAGCCTCCCTTGA